A part of Longimicrobiales bacterium genomic DNA contains:
- a CDS encoding ABC-F family ATP-binding cassette domain-containing protein, producing MSTNHGSDGRIVAERLAYAPADGRPLFHDVTLSFARERTGLIGPNGSGKTTLVRLLAGELIPTSGTVHRTGAVAVLRQDFRPRPEEPLTVVLGIAERLAALRRLAAGEAAPADLVIVGDEWDLAERAAAVLSRFGLGHLSPDRPVGAVSGGEATRVALAGLALGRPDFLLLDEPTNHLDASSRAALYAFVEAWTGGLLVVSHDRALLRRMDRIVELSSLGVRVYGGNYDDYQARRDADDAAAARELDSARAALRLATREARAQRQRQARREARGRRDRATANMPKILLNARKAQAQSTNARVRAITEREVEERRVRAEAARMRVEDRERPRFHLPSTGLHAGRTVLDIEDVTVRFADASGPVLDGVSLRIIGPERVAIIGPNGSGKTTLLRVALGRLEPDRGAVRRLPSEDMAFLDQNGAALDPQLSVLDNFRALHPLMDPTAVRYALARFLFADDAALQWAGTLSGGQQLRASLACVLGGHTPPSLLVLDEPTNHLDFDALEALESALRSYDGALLVVSHDADFLQAIGISRYVALR from the coding sequence ATGTCTACGAACCACGGGAGCGACGGGCGCATCGTCGCCGAGCGGCTGGCGTACGCGCCGGCTGACGGCCGCCCGCTCTTTCACGACGTCACACTTTCCTTCGCCCGGGAACGCACGGGCCTGATCGGCCCCAACGGGTCCGGCAAGACGACGCTCGTCCGCCTGCTGGCGGGTGAGCTGATCCCGACATCCGGCACCGTTCACCGCACGGGTGCGGTGGCGGTTCTGCGCCAGGACTTCCGGCCACGCCCGGAGGAGCCGCTTACCGTCGTTCTGGGCATCGCTGAGCGCCTGGCCGCCCTCCGTCGACTCGCCGCGGGTGAGGCCGCGCCCGCAGACCTGGTGATCGTCGGTGACGAGTGGGACCTGGCGGAACGAGCCGCGGCCGTGCTGTCGCGATTCGGCCTCGGTCATCTTTCTCCAGACCGCCCCGTCGGCGCGGTGAGTGGCGGCGAGGCCACGCGAGTAGCGCTGGCGGGGCTGGCGCTCGGGCGGCCGGACTTTCTCCTGCTCGACGAACCGACGAATCACCTCGATGCGTCCAGTCGCGCTGCGCTGTACGCGTTCGTCGAGGCGTGGACGGGTGGACTTCTGGTCGTGAGTCATGACCGTGCGCTGCTCCGGCGCATGGACCGGATCGTGGAGTTGTCCTCGCTCGGCGTCCGCGTGTACGGCGGCAACTACGACGACTACCAGGCTCGCCGCGATGCGGATGACGCGGCCGCGGCGCGGGAGCTGGACAGTGCCCGCGCCGCGCTTCGCCTCGCGACGCGCGAAGCGCGCGCGCAGCGCCAGCGGCAGGCGCGGCGCGAGGCCCGCGGTCGGCGCGATCGTGCTACGGCCAACATGCCGAAGATCCTGCTTAACGCACGCAAGGCACAGGCGCAGAGCACGAACGCACGCGTCCGTGCGATCACGGAACGCGAGGTGGAGGAACGACGCGTACGCGCCGAAGCTGCACGCATGCGCGTTGAGGACCGCGAACGGCCCCGCTTCCACCTGCCGTCGACCGGCCTGCACGCAGGTCGCACCGTCCTGGACATCGAGGACGTGACAGTGCGCTTTGCCGACGCGTCCGGTCCTGTGCTGGACGGCGTCTCGCTCCGCATCATCGGTCCGGAGCGCGTCGCCATCATCGGCCCCAATGGCAGCGGCAAGACAACCCTCCTGCGCGTCGCCCTGGGCCGACTGGAGCCGGACCGCGGCGCCGTACGTCGTCTGCCTTCGGAGGACATGGCCTTCCTCGACCAGAACGGCGCAGCGCTGGACCCGCAGCTGTCCGTCCTCGACAACTTCCGCGCACTCCATCCACTCATGGACCCGACCGCAGTCCGCTACGCACTGGCGCGCTTCCTCTTCGCGGACGACGCGGCGCTCCAGTGGGCCGGGACACTGAGTGGGGGGCAGCAGCTGCGCGCTTCACTCGCGTGCGTGCTCGGCGGCCACACGCCGCCTTCGCTGCTGGTGCTGGACGAGCCGACGAACCACCTGGATTTCGATGCGCTCGAAGCGCTCGAGAGCGCGCTGCGGAGCTACGACGGCGCCTTGCTGGTCGTCAGCCATGATGCCGATTTCCTCCAGGCGATCGGCATCAGCCGGTACGTGGCCCTGCGGTGA
- a CDS encoding TrkA family potassium uptake protein has protein sequence MKRFVVVGLGNFGSSVAEALHAQGHDVIAMDVDEDAVDRIAPHVARAAVGDGRSAGALERAGAKDADVGVVSTGDDITASILTTLALRDHGVREVYVKVISSDHARVMNKIGVTETIFPERESGLRLATRVSSRGILNYVHLGAGFSVQEMAVPESWIGRSLRELGLPRRYRISVLAVHDVLLDEMILVPEPDARLKESDTLVVAGADEDLAKAAKVR, from the coding sequence ATGAAGAGATTCGTCGTCGTCGGATTAGGGAACTTCGGATCGAGCGTAGCTGAAGCGCTCCACGCGCAGGGTCACGACGTCATCGCGATGGACGTGGACGAGGACGCGGTCGATCGCATCGCGCCGCACGTGGCCCGTGCCGCAGTTGGCGACGGCAGGAGCGCGGGGGCACTGGAGCGTGCCGGCGCGAAGGATGCCGACGTAGGCGTCGTCAGCACCGGCGATGACATTACGGCGAGCATACTGACGACGCTCGCGCTGCGCGACCACGGCGTGAGGGAGGTCTATGTGAAGGTGATCTCCTCGGATCACGCTCGCGTCATGAACAAGATCGGTGTCACTGAGACCATATTTCCGGAGCGGGAATCGGGACTCAGGCTGGCTACCCGCGTGTCCTCGCGCGGCATCCTCAATTACGTGCATCTCGGTGCCGGGTTCAGTGTCCAGGAAATGGCCGTGCCGGAAAGCTGGATCGGAAGATCGCTGCGCGAGCTCGGACTGCCGCGCCGCTACCGTATCTCGGTGCTTGCTGTCCACGACGTGCTGCTCGATGAGATGATTCTGGTGCCGGAGCCCGACGCCAGACTCAAGGAGTCGGACACACTGGTCGTTGCAGGCGCGGACGAGGACCTGGCAAAGGCCGCGAAAGTCCGGTAG
- a CDS encoding potassium transporter TrkG, which produces MQTRSWINRWEVTQQGRASLWRELTPAQLFVGSFALLILIGTLGLKTLPGLYTGAPLGWLDALFTATSAVCVTGLIVVDTATYFTTAGQAWILLLIQLGGLGIITFTTVIILALGRRLSLRHEIFTSGTADLSPHVDHRALARDIVRFTLLFEAIGAVVLYALWGARLGWSGAAWHAMFHSISAFCNAGFSTFSDSLIGFRHSPLTLVTVMALIVTGGLGFLTLEELHVRRRALRSGERFRLSVQSRIVLLATCVLLLGGWALFTAMEWQVTLADMPVWARPFNSLFMSVTARTAGFNTVDYDAASGGSNFLTILLMSIGGSPGSAAGGMKTTTVVLIGLLAWSRFRGRDVVSVWGRSVPEETVQRAVGLFAVGFGVVTVAILGYASLEMGARAHSVAGHGFLSYMFEAASAFNTVGLSMGVTSDLSSASRWLTIALMLMGRVGPLTFAAAIALARPTPAGSFRFAYEDVVVG; this is translated from the coding sequence GTGCAGACACGCAGCTGGATCAATCGGTGGGAGGTGACTCAGCAGGGGCGAGCGTCGCTCTGGAGAGAACTCACGCCGGCACAGCTGTTCGTCGGATCCTTCGCGCTTCTCATCCTGATCGGCACGCTTGGCCTGAAGACGCTGCCAGGGCTCTACACCGGTGCGCCACTCGGCTGGCTCGATGCACTCTTCACAGCCACGAGTGCGGTCTGCGTCACGGGCCTGATCGTTGTCGATACGGCGACCTACTTCACGACAGCGGGTCAGGCCTGGATCCTGTTGCTCATCCAGCTCGGCGGGCTTGGCATAATCACGTTCACCACTGTGATCATCCTGGCGCTCGGACGTCGCCTCTCTCTGCGTCACGAGATCTTTACCAGCGGGACAGCCGACCTGTCTCCGCACGTGGATCATCGTGCGCTGGCGCGTGACATCGTGCGGTTCACCCTGCTCTTCGAGGCCATTGGTGCTGTCGTTCTCTACGCGCTGTGGGGGGCGCGCCTAGGATGGTCCGGTGCGGCATGGCACGCCATGTTTCACTCCATCAGCGCCTTCTGCAATGCCGGCTTCTCCACCTTCTCCGACTCCTTGATCGGCTTCCGCCACTCACCACTGACACTCGTGACGGTCATGGCGCTCATCGTGACCGGGGGGCTCGGTTTCCTCACGCTGGAAGAACTGCATGTCAGGCGTCGCGCGCTGCGATCCGGCGAGCGCTTCCGCCTGTCGGTTCAATCCCGCATCGTCCTTCTGGCCACGTGCGTGCTGCTGCTCGGCGGCTGGGCGCTATTCACGGCGATGGAATGGCAGGTTACGCTGGCGGACATGCCAGTCTGGGCGCGGCCGTTCAACAGCCTCTTCATGAGCGTCACGGCACGTACGGCCGGCTTCAACACAGTGGACTATGACGCCGCATCCGGCGGCAGCAACTTCCTCACGATCCTCCTCATGTCCATTGGCGGATCACCGGGTTCGGCGGCGGGCGGAATGAAGACCACGACGGTGGTGCTGATCGGACTGCTCGCGTGGTCGCGCTTCCGCGGTCGTGACGTCGTAAGTGTCTGGGGCCGTTCCGTCCCCGAGGAAACCGTGCAGCGTGCCGTGGGGCTCTTCGCGGTGGGATTCGGTGTCGTCACCGTGGCGATCCTCGGCTATGCGTCGCTGGAGATGGGGGCCCGCGCGCACTCCGTCGCGGGGCATGGCTTCCTGTCATACATGTTCGAGGCCGCCAGCGCCTTCAACACCGTCGGGCTGTCGATGGGTGTCACCTCCGACCTGTCTTCCGCCAGCCGATGGTTGACCATTGCGTTGATGTTAATGGGCCGTGTGGGGCCCCTCACCTTTGCCGCGGCCATTGCCCTGGCCCGTCCGACGCCAGCCGGATCTTTCCGGTTTGCGTACGAAGACGTGGTCGTCGGGTGA
- a CDS encoding ATP-binding protein, whose protein sequence is MAAATAALWWLRAELDKAHMVTVYLLIVLGGSARHGRRFGFLLAIFCFLCFNFFLLSPYHTFVVENPLDWLVLLTFLVTGGVAAQLLYRAQHQAEEARQRADELDRLSTLGAETLNVGRADEAVQAIARVLQATLRIAVCEMYLRDPGSGDLERIAHAASPSGAALTLKTDVNQIDLSGRSALEWPDGTTHLAKSSAASARDMLFPLTGADTELIIPLKIRGRAVGVLRIADHKPIALDASQQRFAAVLSYYAALGVERVRLVSEEERAESLHEADRLKDAFLASVSHDIRTPLTTIRALAHELTESGDERAHTIVEEADRLNRLVADLLDLSSINAGALHLRSEIVAAEDVIGAALQRLSGVPGADRIQVSLGNGDRIAVGRFDLRHVLRILVNLLENALKYSPSTSPVRLQVRTDGERLTLAVLDRGPGVPSGEADRIFEPFFRRRGAPPDSPGTGLGLAIARQLARAQGGEVEYEPRQGGGSVFLLHLPAAELTGM, encoded by the coding sequence GTGGCTGCAGCCACGGCTGCCCTGTGGTGGCTGCGCGCAGAGCTCGACAAGGCGCATATGGTCACCGTCTACCTGCTCATCGTGCTCGGAGGAAGCGCGCGACATGGCAGGAGGTTCGGTTTCCTGCTGGCTATCTTCTGCTTCCTCTGCTTCAACTTCTTCCTGTTGTCACCCTACCATACGTTCGTCGTTGAGAACCCGCTCGACTGGCTGGTGCTTCTCACGTTCCTCGTGACCGGCGGCGTCGCGGCTCAGCTGTTGTATCGCGCGCAGCACCAGGCCGAGGAAGCACGGCAGCGGGCGGATGAGCTGGATCGGCTGTCGACTCTCGGCGCCGAAACCCTCAATGTCGGTCGCGCTGACGAAGCCGTTCAGGCGATTGCGCGTGTACTGCAGGCGACGCTGCGAATCGCGGTGTGCGAGATGTATCTGCGCGACCCCGGGTCCGGCGACCTGGAGCGAATCGCGCACGCTGCTTCGCCGAGCGGAGCCGCCCTCACCCTGAAGACGGATGTGAATCAAATCGATTTGAGCGGCCGCTCTGCACTCGAATGGCCGGACGGCACCACGCACCTCGCAAAGAGCAGCGCGGCATCCGCCCGCGACATGCTTTTCCCCCTCACCGGCGCTGACACGGAGCTCATCATCCCGCTCAAGATCCGCGGCAGGGCCGTAGGCGTCCTGCGCATTGCCGATCACAAGCCGATTGCTCTGGACGCGTCACAGCAACGCTTCGCCGCCGTCCTGTCCTATTACGCAGCGCTCGGCGTCGAACGTGTTCGCCTGGTGTCCGAAGAAGAGCGCGCGGAATCACTGCACGAGGCCGATCGCCTCAAGGACGCCTTTCTGGCGTCGGTCTCGCATGACATCCGAACTCCACTCACGACGATCCGTGCCCTCGCCCATGAGCTCACGGAAAGCGGCGATGAACGTGCGCATACGATCGTCGAGGAGGCGGACCGGCTGAACCGGCTGGTCGCCGATCTGCTCGACCTCTCCAGCATCAATGCCGGCGCATTGCACCTGCGGTCCGAGATCGTTGCAGCGGAGGACGTGATCGGAGCGGCGCTACAGAGACTCTCGGGCGTGCCCGGTGCAGACCGCATACAGGTTTCGCTGGGCAACGGCGACAGGATTGCAGTAGGGCGGTTTGACCTTCGGCACGTTCTTCGGATTCTCGTCAACCTGCTGGAGAACGCTCTGAAATATTCACCGTCAACGTCACCCGTGCGGCTGCAGGTGCGCACTGACGGGGAGCGACTGACACTGGCAGTCCTCGACCGGGGTCCCGGCGTTCCGTCAGGCGAGGCCGACCGCATCTTTGAACCGTTTTTCCGTCGCCGCGGTGCACCCCCGGATTCGCCCGGCACGGGGCTGGGCCTCGCCATCGCGCGCCAGCTCGCCCGAGCACAGGGCGGCGAGGTCGAGTATGAGCCGCGGCAAGGCGGTGGCAGCGTCTTCCTGCTGCACCTGCCCGCAGCCGAGCTCACAGGCATGTGA
- a CDS encoding response regulator transcription factor gives MPSNAEPMRATILVIDDEPQIRRVVKNALAADARVLEATTGHEGIDVAAAQRPGLIVLDLGLPDIPGVSVCREIRRWSTAPIIVLSARHSDSEKVALLDAGADDYVTKPFSTVEFQARVRAQLRRTRMGESQPSRAPVAIGTLLIDTARRTVSRGGQPIHLTPTEWDLLRAFVKHAGRTLTHPQIFREVWGHAAGDAQSYLRVHIANLRRKIEEDSLRPALIITEPGVGYRFNADP, from the coding sequence ATGCCCTCGAATGCCGAGCCGATGCGCGCCACCATCCTGGTCATCGATGACGAGCCGCAGATCCGGCGGGTGGTGAAGAACGCATTGGCGGCGGACGCGAGGGTGCTGGAGGCCACCACCGGCCACGAGGGCATCGACGTCGCGGCCGCGCAGCGTCCGGGGCTCATTGTGCTCGATCTCGGGCTTCCCGATATACCCGGTGTGAGCGTCTGTCGCGAGATCCGCCGCTGGTCGACCGCGCCGATCATCGTCCTGTCTGCGCGCCATTCCGACAGCGAAAAGGTGGCCCTGCTCGATGCGGGGGCTGACGATTACGTGACGAAGCCCTTCAGCACCGTGGAGTTCCAGGCGCGCGTGCGCGCTCAGCTCAGGCGCACGCGGATGGGCGAGTCGCAGCCGAGCCGCGCCCCGGTCGCCATCGGCACTCTCCTGATCGACACAGCGCGCAGAACGGTGAGTCGCGGCGGGCAGCCGATTCATCTCACACCCACCGAGTGGGACCTGCTGCGCGCTTTCGTGAAGCATGCCGGTCGAACACTCACCCACCCGCAGATCTTCCGTGAAGTATGGGGCCATGCGGCAGGCGACGCTCAGTCGTATCTGCGTGTCCACATCGCCAACCTGCGACGAAAGATCGAGGAAGACTCGCTCAGACCCGCCCTGATCATCACGGAGCCCGGTGTCGGATACCGATTCAACGCCGATCCCTGA